From a single Falco rusticolus isolate bFalRus1 chromosome 17, bFalRus1.pri, whole genome shotgun sequence genomic region:
- the FKBP5 gene encoding peptidyl-prolyl cis-trans isomerase FKBP5, giving the protein MTTDEATKSEGEVQAAALAERGEDITPARDRGVLKIIKRPGSEDESPMIGDKVYVHYKGKLANGKKFDSSRDRNEPFVFSLGKGQVIKAWDIGVATMKKGEICYLLCKPEYAYGSAGSAPKIPSNATLFFEVELLDFKGEDLFEDGGIIRRIKRKGEGYSNPNEGATVEIHLEGFCGGTRFDCKDVKFIVGEGEDHDIPIGIDKALEKMQRGEHCILYLGPRYGFGEAGKPKYGIQANAELVYEVTLKSFEKAKESWEMDTKEKLEQAAIVKEKGTMYFKEGKYLQAVIQYGKIVSWLEMEYGLSEKESKASDSFLLAAFLNLAMCYLKLREYAKAVECCDKALGLDQDNEKGLYRRGEARLLMNEFELAKCDFQKVLEVNPQNKAAKSQISVCQKKTKEHNERDRRIYANMFTKFAERDAKEAASKTGVEKAVEKAACEKGPKTHDAEGHV; this is encoded by the exons ATGACCACTGATGAGGCCACCAAGAGCGAAGGGGAGGTGCAGGCGGCGGCTCTCGCTGAGCGTGGGGAGGACATCACACCAGCTCGAGACCGAGGGGTCCTGAAG atCATTAAACGACCCGGGAGCGAAGATGAGTCCCCCATGATCGGGGACAAGGTTTATGTCCACTACAAAGGCAAACTGGCCAATGGTAAAAAATTCGACTCCAGCCGCGATCGGAACGAGCCCTTCGTCTTCAGCCTGGGCAAgg GTCAGGTAATCAAGGCGTGGGACATCGGGGTGGCTACCATGAAGAAGGGAGAGATCTGCTACTTGCTCTGCAAACCCGAGTACGCGTACGGCTCTGCTGGCAGCGCCCCCAAAATCCCCTCCAACGCCACCCTCTTTTTCGAG gtcGAGCTGCTTGACTTCAAAGGCGAGGACTTGTTTGAGGATGGAGGAATAATCCGGAGGATcaagaggaagggagaaggttACTCCAACCCTAATGAAGGTGCTACAGTGGAAA TTCACCTGGAGGGATTCTGCGGCGGCACCAGGTTCGATTGTAAAGATGTGAAGTTCATCGTGGGCGAAGGGGAGGACCACGACATCCCCATCGGCATCGACAAAGCCCTGGAGAAGATGCAGAGGGGAGAGCACTGCATCCTCTACCTTGGGCCACG GTACGGCTTTGGCGAGGCGGGGAAGCCGAAATACGGCATCCAGGCGAATGCAGAGCTGGTGTACGAGGTCAcactgaaaagctttgaaaag gCCAAGGAGTCGTGGGAGATGGACACCAAAGAGAAGCTGGAGCAGGCCGCCATCGTCAAGGAGAAAGGCACGATGTACTTCAAG GAAGGCAAATACCTGCAGGCGGTGATTCAGTATGGGAAGATAGTGTCCTGGCTGGAGATGGAGTATGGCTTGTCTGAAAAAGAGTCGAAAGCCTCCGACTCCTTCCTCCTGGCTGCCTTCCTCAACCTGGCCATGTGCTACCTGAAGCTGCGGGAGTACGCCAAAGCCGTCGAGTGCTGCGATAAG GCGCTGGGACTGGACCAGGACAACGAGAAGGGCTTGTACCGGAGAGGCGAAGCCAGGTTATTGATGAACGAGTTTGAGCTGGCAAAATGTGACTTTCAAAAAGTGCTGGAAGTGAATCCACAGAACAAAGCGGCAAAATCACAGATCTCCGTCTGCCAGAAGAAAACGAAGGAGCACAACGAGCGGGACCGGAGGATCTACGCCAACATGTTCACAAAGTTTGCGGAGAGGGATGCAAAG GAAGCAGCTAGCAAAACTGGGGTCGAAAAAGCAGTGGAGAAAGCAGCTTGTGAAAAGGGACCGAAAACTCACGATGCTGAAGGACACGTATGA
- the TULP1 gene encoding tubby-related protein 1 isoform X1 codes for MPLQTEILREVWAADSPSEEPGTPHHKPKQKVKKKRQEPMLEAEAKPRRLRVKKLSEAGAAEEPRAPAQGVKKLKKKKEEKGEEEGDKDPKLTREPRKKKESPATRSRVAKAPKKQQEPAEDSEEEEEEEEVENKDPPKKLKKKVPKDPPSGEGREKKLKPKGDKSDPDGKAKSAKSTKKEQMSMFQVNGEKKEKKSKKKATTSSDEEDDSDSSTKPIRSEKKKNPASLFQTGGDPPREKKSKKKAPPKAAESEEESPETPQKNSNKKGKGKKSKKLKEERPLSPVIEVDNLEEFVLRPAPQGVTVKCRVTRDKKGMDRGLYPTYYLHLDNDKKVFLLAGRKRKKSKTSNYLISIDPTDLSRGGENFIGKLRSNLMGTKFTVFDNGANPDRANADWSNVRQELSAVVYETNVLGFKGPRKMTVIIPGMNADNERVPIRPRNDNDGLLMRWQNRNMDNVIELHNKAPVWNDETQSYVLNFHGRVTHASVKNFQIVHGSDPDYIVMQFGRVADDAFTMDYNYPLCAVQAFAIALSSFDGKLACE; via the exons ATGCCGCTGCAGACTGAGATCCTGCGCGAGGTCTGGGCTGCCGacag ccccagcgAGGAGCCAGGGACCCCCCATCACAAGCCCAAGCAG AAGGTGAAGAAGAAGCGGCAGGAGCCGATGCTGGAGGCCGAGGCCAAGCCCCGGCGGCTGCGGGTGAAGAAGCTGAGCGAGGCGGGGGCTGCGGAGGAGCCCCGTGCCCCAGCACAGG GGgtgaagaagctgaagaagaagaaggaggagaagggggaggaggagggtgacAAGGACCCCAAACTCACCAGGGAGCCTCGGAAGAAGAAGGAGAGCCCAGCCACCCGCTCCCGTGTGGCCAAGGCCCCCAAGAAGCAGCAAG AGCCGGCTGAGGACTcggaggaggaagaagaggaggaagaggtggagaATAAAGACCCTccaaaaaagctgaagaagaagGTTCCCAAAGACCCCCCCTCGGGCGAGGGCAGGGAGAAGAAGCTGAAGCCGAAGG GAGACAAAAGCGACCCTGATGGCAAAGCCAAATCTGCCAAAAGCACCAAGAAGGAGCAGATGTCCATGTTCCAGGTGAAcggggagaaaaaggagaagaaaagcaagaagaaag ccaccaccagcagcgACGAGGAGGATGATTCCGACTCCAGCACAAAACCCATCAGGTcggagaagaagaaaaacccgGCGTCCCTCTTCCAGACAGGCGGGGACCCCCCGAGGgagaagaaatcaaaaaaaaaag CTCCTCCCAAAGCGGCCGAGAGCGAGGAGGAGAGCCCGGAGACCCCGCAGAAAAACTCCaacaagaaagggaaagggaagaagtcAAAGAAg CTGAAGGAGGAGAGGCCCCTGTCACCTGTCATCGAGGTGGACAACCTGGAGGAGTTTGTGCTGCGGCCGGCGCCCCAGGGAGTGACTGTCAAGTGCCGGGTAACGCGGGACAAGAAGGGGATGGACCGGGGGCTTTACCCCACCTATTACCTCCACTTGGATAACGACAAGAAG GTGTTCCTCCTCGCCGGGAGGAAGcgtaagaaaagcaaaacctccAACTACCTCATCTCCATCGACCCCACCGACCTGTCACGGGGGGGAGAGAACTTCATTGGGAAACTGAG ATCCAACCTGATGGGCACAAAGTTTACGGTGTTCGACAACGGTGCGAACCCCGACAGGGCCAACGCCGACTGGTCCAACGTGCGGCAGGAGCTCTCGGCCGTGGTCTAC GAAACCAACGTTTTAGGGTTCAAAGGACCCCGGAAAATGACGGTCATCATCCCGGGGATGAACGCCGACAATGAGAGGGTGCCCATCCGGCCCCGTAAT GACAACGACGGCCTCCTGATGCGATGGCAGAACAGAAACATGGACAACGTGATCGAACTGCACAACAAGGCGCCGGTGTGGAATGATGAGACCCAGTCCTACGTCCTCAACTTCCACGGCCGGGTCACTCACGCCTCCGTCAAAAACTTCCAGATTGTTCACGGCAGCGACC CCGACTACATCGTGATGCAGTTCGGGCGCGTGGCGGACGATGCCTTCACCATGGACTACAACTACCCGCTGTGCGCCGTGCAGGCCTTCGCCATCGCCCTCTCCAGCTTCGACGGGAAGCTGGCCTGCGAGTAG
- the TULP1 gene encoding tubby-related protein 1 isoform X3: MEKVKKKRQEPMLEAEAKPRRLRVKKLSEAGAAEEPRAPAQGVKKLKKKKEEKGEEEGDKDPKLTREPRKKKESPATRSRVAKAPKKQQEPAEDSEEEEEEEEVENKDPPKKLKKKVPKDPPSGEGREKKLKPKGDKSDPDGKAKSAKSTKKEQMSMFQVNGEKKEKKSKKKATTSSDEEDDSDSSTKPIRSEKKKNPASLFQTGGDPPREKKSKKKAPPKAAESEEESPETPQKNSNKKGKGKKSKKLKEERPLSPVIEVDNLEEFVLRPAPQGVTVKCRVTRDKKGMDRGLYPTYYLHLDNDKKVFLLAGRKRKKSKTSNYLISIDPTDLSRGGENFIGKLRSNLMGTKFTVFDNGANPDRANADWSNVRQELSAVVYETNVLGFKGPRKMTVIIPGMNADNERVPIRPRNDNDGLLMRWQNRNMDNVIELHNKAPVWNDETQSYVLNFHGRVTHASVKNFQIVHGSDPDYIVMQFGRVADDAFTMDYNYPLCAVQAFAIALSSFDGKLACE, translated from the exons ATGGAG AAGGTGAAGAAGAAGCGGCAGGAGCCGATGCTGGAGGCCGAGGCCAAGCCCCGGCGGCTGCGGGTGAAGAAGCTGAGCGAGGCGGGGGCTGCGGAGGAGCCCCGTGCCCCAGCACAGG GGgtgaagaagctgaagaagaagaaggaggagaagggggaggaggagggtgacAAGGACCCCAAACTCACCAGGGAGCCTCGGAAGAAGAAGGAGAGCCCAGCCACCCGCTCCCGTGTGGCCAAGGCCCCCAAGAAGCAGCAAG AGCCGGCTGAGGACTcggaggaggaagaagaggaggaagaggtggagaATAAAGACCCTccaaaaaagctgaagaagaagGTTCCCAAAGACCCCCCCTCGGGCGAGGGCAGGGAGAAGAAGCTGAAGCCGAAGG GAGACAAAAGCGACCCTGATGGCAAAGCCAAATCTGCCAAAAGCACCAAGAAGGAGCAGATGTCCATGTTCCAGGTGAAcggggagaaaaaggagaagaaaagcaagaagaaag ccaccaccagcagcgACGAGGAGGATGATTCCGACTCCAGCACAAAACCCATCAGGTcggagaagaagaaaaacccgGCGTCCCTCTTCCAGACAGGCGGGGACCCCCCGAGGgagaagaaatcaaaaaaaaaag CTCCTCCCAAAGCGGCCGAGAGCGAGGAGGAGAGCCCGGAGACCCCGCAGAAAAACTCCaacaagaaagggaaagggaagaagtcAAAGAAg CTGAAGGAGGAGAGGCCCCTGTCACCTGTCATCGAGGTGGACAACCTGGAGGAGTTTGTGCTGCGGCCGGCGCCCCAGGGAGTGACTGTCAAGTGCCGGGTAACGCGGGACAAGAAGGGGATGGACCGGGGGCTTTACCCCACCTATTACCTCCACTTGGATAACGACAAGAAG GTGTTCCTCCTCGCCGGGAGGAAGcgtaagaaaagcaaaacctccAACTACCTCATCTCCATCGACCCCACCGACCTGTCACGGGGGGGAGAGAACTTCATTGGGAAACTGAG ATCCAACCTGATGGGCACAAAGTTTACGGTGTTCGACAACGGTGCGAACCCCGACAGGGCCAACGCCGACTGGTCCAACGTGCGGCAGGAGCTCTCGGCCGTGGTCTAC GAAACCAACGTTTTAGGGTTCAAAGGACCCCGGAAAATGACGGTCATCATCCCGGGGATGAACGCCGACAATGAGAGGGTGCCCATCCGGCCCCGTAAT GACAACGACGGCCTCCTGATGCGATGGCAGAACAGAAACATGGACAACGTGATCGAACTGCACAACAAGGCGCCGGTGTGGAATGATGAGACCCAGTCCTACGTCCTCAACTTCCACGGCCGGGTCACTCACGCCTCCGTCAAAAACTTCCAGATTGTTCACGGCAGCGACC CCGACTACATCGTGATGCAGTTCGGGCGCGTGGCGGACGATGCCTTCACCATGGACTACAACTACCCGCTGTGCGCCGTGCAGGCCTTCGCCATCGCCCTCTCCAGCTTCGACGGGAAGCTGGCCTGCGAGTAG
- the TULP1 gene encoding tubby-related protein 1 isoform X2 has translation MHRPRGQKVKKKRQEPMLEAEAKPRRLRVKKLSEAGAAEEPRAPAQGVKKLKKKKEEKGEEEGDKDPKLTREPRKKKESPATRSRVAKAPKKQQEPAEDSEEEEEEEEVENKDPPKKLKKKVPKDPPSGEGREKKLKPKGDKSDPDGKAKSAKSTKKEQMSMFQVNGEKKEKKSKKKATTSSDEEDDSDSSTKPIRSEKKKNPASLFQTGGDPPREKKSKKKAPPKAAESEEESPETPQKNSNKKGKGKKSKKLKEERPLSPVIEVDNLEEFVLRPAPQGVTVKCRVTRDKKGMDRGLYPTYYLHLDNDKKVFLLAGRKRKKSKTSNYLISIDPTDLSRGGENFIGKLRSNLMGTKFTVFDNGANPDRANADWSNVRQELSAVVYETNVLGFKGPRKMTVIIPGMNADNERVPIRPRNDNDGLLMRWQNRNMDNVIELHNKAPVWNDETQSYVLNFHGRVTHASVKNFQIVHGSDPDYIVMQFGRVADDAFTMDYNYPLCAVQAFAIALSSFDGKLACE, from the exons ATG CACCGGCCGCGGGGGCAGAAGGTGAAGAAGAAGCGGCAGGAGCCGATGCTGGAGGCCGAGGCCAAGCCCCGGCGGCTGCGGGTGAAGAAGCTGAGCGAGGCGGGGGCTGCGGAGGAGCCCCGTGCCCCAGCACAGG GGgtgaagaagctgaagaagaagaaggaggagaagggggaggaggagggtgacAAGGACCCCAAACTCACCAGGGAGCCTCGGAAGAAGAAGGAGAGCCCAGCCACCCGCTCCCGTGTGGCCAAGGCCCCCAAGAAGCAGCAAG AGCCGGCTGAGGACTcggaggaggaagaagaggaggaagaggtggagaATAAAGACCCTccaaaaaagctgaagaagaagGTTCCCAAAGACCCCCCCTCGGGCGAGGGCAGGGAGAAGAAGCTGAAGCCGAAGG GAGACAAAAGCGACCCTGATGGCAAAGCCAAATCTGCCAAAAGCACCAAGAAGGAGCAGATGTCCATGTTCCAGGTGAAcggggagaaaaaggagaagaaaagcaagaagaaag ccaccaccagcagcgACGAGGAGGATGATTCCGACTCCAGCACAAAACCCATCAGGTcggagaagaagaaaaacccgGCGTCCCTCTTCCAGACAGGCGGGGACCCCCCGAGGgagaagaaatcaaaaaaaaaag CTCCTCCCAAAGCGGCCGAGAGCGAGGAGGAGAGCCCGGAGACCCCGCAGAAAAACTCCaacaagaaagggaaagggaagaagtcAAAGAAg CTGAAGGAGGAGAGGCCCCTGTCACCTGTCATCGAGGTGGACAACCTGGAGGAGTTTGTGCTGCGGCCGGCGCCCCAGGGAGTGACTGTCAAGTGCCGGGTAACGCGGGACAAGAAGGGGATGGACCGGGGGCTTTACCCCACCTATTACCTCCACTTGGATAACGACAAGAAG GTGTTCCTCCTCGCCGGGAGGAAGcgtaagaaaagcaaaacctccAACTACCTCATCTCCATCGACCCCACCGACCTGTCACGGGGGGGAGAGAACTTCATTGGGAAACTGAG ATCCAACCTGATGGGCACAAAGTTTACGGTGTTCGACAACGGTGCGAACCCCGACAGGGCCAACGCCGACTGGTCCAACGTGCGGCAGGAGCTCTCGGCCGTGGTCTAC GAAACCAACGTTTTAGGGTTCAAAGGACCCCGGAAAATGACGGTCATCATCCCGGGGATGAACGCCGACAATGAGAGGGTGCCCATCCGGCCCCGTAAT GACAACGACGGCCTCCTGATGCGATGGCAGAACAGAAACATGGACAACGTGATCGAACTGCACAACAAGGCGCCGGTGTGGAATGATGAGACCCAGTCCTACGTCCTCAACTTCCACGGCCGGGTCACTCACGCCTCCGTCAAAAACTTCCAGATTGTTCACGGCAGCGACC CCGACTACATCGTGATGCAGTTCGGGCGCGTGGCGGACGATGCCTTCACCATGGACTACAACTACCCGCTGTGCGCCGTGCAGGCCTTCGCCATCGCCCTCTCCAGCTTCGACGGGAAGCTGGCCTGCGAGTAG
- the TULP1 gene encoding tubby-related protein 1 isoform X4, protein MLEAEAKPRRLRVKKLSEAGAAEEPRAPAQGVKKLKKKKEEKGEEEGDKDPKLTREPRKKKESPATRSRVAKAPKKQQEPAEDSEEEEEEEEVENKDPPKKLKKKVPKDPPSGEGREKKLKPKGDKSDPDGKAKSAKSTKKEQMSMFQVNGEKKEKKSKKKATTSSDEEDDSDSSTKPIRSEKKKNPASLFQTGGDPPREKKSKKKAPPKAAESEEESPETPQKNSNKKGKGKKSKKLKEERPLSPVIEVDNLEEFVLRPAPQGVTVKCRVTRDKKGMDRGLYPTYYLHLDNDKKVFLLAGRKRKKSKTSNYLISIDPTDLSRGGENFIGKLRSNLMGTKFTVFDNGANPDRANADWSNVRQELSAVVYETNVLGFKGPRKMTVIIPGMNADNERVPIRPRNDNDGLLMRWQNRNMDNVIELHNKAPVWNDETQSYVLNFHGRVTHASVKNFQIVHGSDPDYIVMQFGRVADDAFTMDYNYPLCAVQAFAIALSSFDGKLACE, encoded by the exons ATGCTGGAGGCCGAGGCCAAGCCCCGGCGGCTGCGGGTGAAGAAGCTGAGCGAGGCGGGGGCTGCGGAGGAGCCCCGTGCCCCAGCACAGG GGgtgaagaagctgaagaagaagaaggaggagaagggggaggaggagggtgacAAGGACCCCAAACTCACCAGGGAGCCTCGGAAGAAGAAGGAGAGCCCAGCCACCCGCTCCCGTGTGGCCAAGGCCCCCAAGAAGCAGCAAG AGCCGGCTGAGGACTcggaggaggaagaagaggaggaagaggtggagaATAAAGACCCTccaaaaaagctgaagaagaagGTTCCCAAAGACCCCCCCTCGGGCGAGGGCAGGGAGAAGAAGCTGAAGCCGAAGG GAGACAAAAGCGACCCTGATGGCAAAGCCAAATCTGCCAAAAGCACCAAGAAGGAGCAGATGTCCATGTTCCAGGTGAAcggggagaaaaaggagaagaaaagcaagaagaaag ccaccaccagcagcgACGAGGAGGATGATTCCGACTCCAGCACAAAACCCATCAGGTcggagaagaagaaaaacccgGCGTCCCTCTTCCAGACAGGCGGGGACCCCCCGAGGgagaagaaatcaaaaaaaaaag CTCCTCCCAAAGCGGCCGAGAGCGAGGAGGAGAGCCCGGAGACCCCGCAGAAAAACTCCaacaagaaagggaaagggaagaagtcAAAGAAg CTGAAGGAGGAGAGGCCCCTGTCACCTGTCATCGAGGTGGACAACCTGGAGGAGTTTGTGCTGCGGCCGGCGCCCCAGGGAGTGACTGTCAAGTGCCGGGTAACGCGGGACAAGAAGGGGATGGACCGGGGGCTTTACCCCACCTATTACCTCCACTTGGATAACGACAAGAAG GTGTTCCTCCTCGCCGGGAGGAAGcgtaagaaaagcaaaacctccAACTACCTCATCTCCATCGACCCCACCGACCTGTCACGGGGGGGAGAGAACTTCATTGGGAAACTGAG ATCCAACCTGATGGGCACAAAGTTTACGGTGTTCGACAACGGTGCGAACCCCGACAGGGCCAACGCCGACTGGTCCAACGTGCGGCAGGAGCTCTCGGCCGTGGTCTAC GAAACCAACGTTTTAGGGTTCAAAGGACCCCGGAAAATGACGGTCATCATCCCGGGGATGAACGCCGACAATGAGAGGGTGCCCATCCGGCCCCGTAAT GACAACGACGGCCTCCTGATGCGATGGCAGAACAGAAACATGGACAACGTGATCGAACTGCACAACAAGGCGCCGGTGTGGAATGATGAGACCCAGTCCTACGTCCTCAACTTCCACGGCCGGGTCACTCACGCCTCCGTCAAAAACTTCCAGATTGTTCACGGCAGCGACC CCGACTACATCGTGATGCAGTTCGGGCGCGTGGCGGACGATGCCTTCACCATGGACTACAACTACCCGCTGTGCGCCGTGCAGGCCTTCGCCATCGCCCTCTCCAGCTTCGACGGGAAGCTGGCCTGCGAGTAG